In the genome of Solibacillus silvestris, one region contains:
- a CDS encoding uronate isomerase, translating into MAKTFLDDSFLLNNKVAEKLYFDYAKDLPIIDYHCHLSPQEIYEDKQFKNITEAWLYGDHYKWRAMRANGVPEHLVTGDADDYERFEAWAKTVPYTIGNPLYQWTHLELRRFFNEETLLNEKTARAIWDNINEQLPQKTARQLILDSKVEVICTTDDPIDSLEYHIALQKDEQFNVKVLPSFRPDKALEINKPTFAAWIGSLSEVVGETIESYEQLKEALAKRIQFFDEVGGKVSDHALDTIYYAEATEQEVSAIFEKGLAGEQVSLEEEAKYKTALLIFLGKQYASYNWAMQYHISAHRNNNTRQFNNLGPDTGYDSINDGPIAVPLTRLLDALALEDALPKTIVYSLNPKDYYVIASIVGSFQEKVPGKIQFGTAWWFNDQKEGMLDQMKALASIGIFSRFIGMLTDSRSFLSYTRHEYFRRLVCNLIGEWVENGEFPEDYELLGTIVQDICFYNAKNYFNF; encoded by the coding sequence ATGGCAAAAACATTTTTGGATGACTCATTTCTATTGAACAATAAAGTAGCGGAAAAGTTGTATTTCGACTATGCAAAAGATTTACCGATTATCGATTACCACTGTCATTTAAGTCCTCAGGAAATTTATGAGGATAAGCAATTTAAAAATATAACAGAGGCTTGGTTGTACGGTGATCATTATAAATGGCGTGCGATGCGCGCAAATGGAGTTCCAGAGCATCTTGTAACAGGTGATGCAGATGATTATGAGCGTTTTGAAGCATGGGCAAAAACCGTTCCGTATACAATTGGCAACCCTTTATATCAGTGGACACATTTAGAACTGCGCCGATTCTTTAATGAAGAAACTTTATTAAATGAAAAAACAGCACGCGCTATTTGGGATAATATAAATGAACAATTACCTCAAAAGACAGCTCGTCAGTTAATTTTGGACTCAAAAGTAGAAGTGATCTGCACTACAGATGATCCGATTGACTCACTTGAATATCATATCGCACTTCAAAAAGATGAGCAGTTTAACGTGAAAGTACTGCCGAGTTTCAGACCGGATAAAGCATTGGAAATCAATAAGCCGACATTTGCGGCTTGGATTGGATCATTATCGGAAGTTGTCGGCGAAACAATCGAATCTTATGAACAATTAAAAGAAGCTCTTGCAAAACGAATTCAGTTTTTTGATGAAGTCGGTGGTAAAGTGTCAGACCATGCATTGGATACGATTTATTATGCAGAAGCGACAGAACAAGAAGTGAGTGCTATTTTTGAAAAGGGGCTTGCGGGGGAACAAGTATCGCTGGAAGAAGAAGCAAAATATAAAACAGCATTACTGATCTTTTTAGGGAAACAGTACGCTTCTTACAATTGGGCGATGCAATATCATATTTCGGCACACCGTAATAACAATACACGTCAGTTCAATAATTTAGGGCCGGATACAGGGTATGACAGCATTAATGACGGACCGATCGCAGTACCGTTGACGCGGTTATTGGATGCGCTTGCACTTGAAGATGCATTACCAAAAACGATTGTTTATTCATTAAATCCGAAAGACTACTATGTTATTGCAAGTATAGTCGGAAGCTTCCAGGAAAAAGTGCCTGGGAAAATCCAATTCGGTACGGCTTGGTGGTTTAATGACCAAAAAGAAGGAATGCTTGATCAGATGAAGGCACTTGCGAGCATCGGGATTTTCAGCCGCTTTATCGGAATGCTGACTGATTCGCGTAGTTTCCTGTCCTACACACGTCACGAATATTTTAGACGTTTAGTATGTAATCTCATTGGAGAATGGGTGGAAAATGGAGAATTCCCTGAAGATTACGAGCTTCTTGGAACAATCGTACAAGATATTTGCTTTTACAATGCAAAAAATTACTTTAACTTTTAA